One Diabrotica virgifera virgifera chromosome 3, PGI_DIABVI_V3a genomic window carries:
- the LOC114324434 gene encoding uncharacterized protein LOC114324434 isoform X2 — protein sequence MSCLLHMSCRVVFIRGGVFSSGSPILGNVIVQSAGNVEDITCRLLRIEETHWGVNHGVHKFVLKEIKLTKVLRFNVGDLIFPFKFNLPSSGIPSSYTHKNGTVKYFVSVLIRGPVFSELTAMEQLQVNATIDIVQRPKVPLYAHAEQESEFCFCYTFHDDMNLTASLEDDTFFLGETMIIRVDIGDEGPSENVEITAQLFLRTRFTALQPKVKYNYEDKLVPKASAKGISSRAQKTIYLQLQIPAQMKIPNFWGCKLFYHFYYLQVQAVLGNRRNIVLNIEDIHVCHRRIISNEIGFAQDVVPSYIAPELDLGFPLVPVAQAPSGAYPPTTVNAPYPLGFSSHPLYPRHTNTINMPLPVLPPPPFLSINRNGSMNRNSGHRPYSSSYPTERRTITAPLAVQENFTATNDNSSGLPSYDEVMKEQHS from the exons ACATGTCTTGTAGAGTAGTATTTATTCGTGGTGGAGTATTTAGTTCCGGAAGCCCGATTCTTGGTAATGTAATAGTGCAATCTGCCGGGAATGTGGAAG ATATTACTTGCCGACTGCTTCGGATTGAAGAGACTCACTGGGGCGTTAATCATGGTGTGCACAAATTTGTTCTTAAAGAAATAAAACTTACAAAAG TATTACGATTTAACGTTGGAGACCTCATCTTTccttttaaatttaatttaccaAGTTCCGGTATTCCCTCATCTTACACACACAAGAATGGAACCGTAAAGTACTTTGTATCAGTTCTGATTCGGGGTCCTGTTTTTTCCGAGCTGACTGCAATGGAACAACTACAAGTCAATGCTACTATTGATATTGTTCAGCGACCAAAG gttCCTCTTTACGCTCATGCTGAACAAGAATCCGagttttgtttttgttatacTTTCCACGATGACATGAATTTAACAGCAAGTCTGGAAGATGATACGTTTTTCTTAGGTGAAACAATGATCATAAGGGTTGATATTGGTGATGAAGGTCCCAGCGAAAATGTCGAAATAACTGCACAATTATTTTTG cGTACTCGCTTTACAGCCCTACAGCCTAAAGTCAAGTACAACTATGAAGATAAACTAGTGCCTAAAGCTAGTGCAAAGGGCATAAGTTCGAGAGCTCAAAAAACTATTTATTTGCAATTACAAATTCCAGCACAAATGAAGATTCCAAACTTTTGGGGATGtaaattattttatcatttttattatcTGCAG GTGCAAGCTGTGCTTGGAAATAGAAGAAACATAGTTCTAAATATTGAAGATATTCATGTATGCCATAGAAGAATTATTTCAAATGAGATAGGCTTTGCACAAGATGTCGTTCCTTCGTACATTGCTCCTGAACTGGATTTAGGCTTTCCTTTGGTTCCTGTCGCACAAGCTCCGTCAG gtGCGTACCCTCCTACTACCGTGAATGCGCCTTATCCTTTGGGATTCTCTTCACATCCTCTCTATCCAAGGCACACAAATACAATCAATATGCCACTTCCAGTACTACCTCCTCCACCATTTTTAAGTATCAACAGAAATGGATCGATGAACAGAAACTCTGGACACCGTCCATATTCTTCAAGTTATCCGACTGAAAGAAGAACGATCACTGCACCTTTGGCTGTTCAAGAAAATTTTACAGCGACTAATG ATAACTCATCGGGACTTCCATCTTATGATGAAGTTATGAAAGAACAACATTCTTGA
- the LOC114324434 gene encoding uncharacterized protein LOC114324434 isoform X3, with translation MSCRVVFIRGGVFSSGSPILGNVIVQSAGNVEDITCRLLRIEETHWGVNHGVHKFVLKEIKLTKVLRFNVGDLIFPFKFNLPSSGIPSSYTHKNGTVKYFVSVLIRGPVFSELTAMEQLQVNATIDIVQRPKVPLYAHAEQESEFCFCYTFHDDMNLTASLEDDTFFLGETMIIRVDIGDEGPSENVEITAQLFLRTRFTALQPKVKYNYEDKLVPKASAKGISSRAQKTIYLQLQIPAQMKIPNFWGCKLFYHFYYLQVQAVLGNRRNIVLNIEDIHVCHRRIISNEIGFAQDVVPSYIAPELDLGFPLVPVAQAPSGAYPPTTVNAPYPLGFSSHPLYPRHTNTINMPLPVLPPPPFLSINRNGSMNRNSGHRPYSSSYPTERRTITAPLAVQENFTATNGTTHDNSSGLPSYDEVMKEQHS, from the exons ATGTCTTGTAGAGTAGTATTTATTCGTGGTGGAGTATTTAGTTCCGGAAGCCCGATTCTTGGTAATGTAATAGTGCAATCTGCCGGGAATGTGGAAG ATATTACTTGCCGACTGCTTCGGATTGAAGAGACTCACTGGGGCGTTAATCATGGTGTGCACAAATTTGTTCTTAAAGAAATAAAACTTACAAAAG TATTACGATTTAACGTTGGAGACCTCATCTTTccttttaaatttaatttaccaAGTTCCGGTATTCCCTCATCTTACACACACAAGAATGGAACCGTAAAGTACTTTGTATCAGTTCTGATTCGGGGTCCTGTTTTTTCCGAGCTGACTGCAATGGAACAACTACAAGTCAATGCTACTATTGATATTGTTCAGCGACCAAAG gttCCTCTTTACGCTCATGCTGAACAAGAATCCGagttttgtttttgttatacTTTCCACGATGACATGAATTTAACAGCAAGTCTGGAAGATGATACGTTTTTCTTAGGTGAAACAATGATCATAAGGGTTGATATTGGTGATGAAGGTCCCAGCGAAAATGTCGAAATAACTGCACAATTATTTTTG cGTACTCGCTTTACAGCCCTACAGCCTAAAGTCAAGTACAACTATGAAGATAAACTAGTGCCTAAAGCTAGTGCAAAGGGCATAAGTTCGAGAGCTCAAAAAACTATTTATTTGCAATTACAAATTCCAGCACAAATGAAGATTCCAAACTTTTGGGGATGtaaattattttatcatttttattatcTGCAG GTGCAAGCTGTGCTTGGAAATAGAAGAAACATAGTTCTAAATATTGAAGATATTCATGTATGCCATAGAAGAATTATTTCAAATGAGATAGGCTTTGCACAAGATGTCGTTCCTTCGTACATTGCTCCTGAACTGGATTTAGGCTTTCCTTTGGTTCCTGTCGCACAAGCTCCGTCAG gtGCGTACCCTCCTACTACCGTGAATGCGCCTTATCCTTTGGGATTCTCTTCACATCCTCTCTATCCAAGGCACACAAATACAATCAATATGCCACTTCCAGTACTACCTCCTCCACCATTTTTAAGTATCAACAGAAATGGATCGATGAACAGAAACTCTGGACACCGTCCATATTCTTCAAGTTATCCGACTGAAAGAAGAACGATCACTGCACCTTTGGCTGTTCAAGAAAATTTTACAGCGACTAATGGTACGACGCACG ATAACTCATCGGGACTTCCATCTTATGATGAAGTTATGAAAGAACAACATTCTTGA
- the LOC114324434 gene encoding uncharacterized protein LOC114324434 isoform X1 translates to MSCLLHMSCRVVFIRGGVFSSGSPILGNVIVQSAGNVEDITCRLLRIEETHWGVNHGVHKFVLKEIKLTKVLRFNVGDLIFPFKFNLPSSGIPSSYTHKNGTVKYFVSVLIRGPVFSELTAMEQLQVNATIDIVQRPKVPLYAHAEQESEFCFCYTFHDDMNLTASLEDDTFFLGETMIIRVDIGDEGPSENVEITAQLFLRTRFTALQPKVKYNYEDKLVPKASAKGISSRAQKTIYLQLQIPAQMKIPNFWGCKLFYHFYYLQVQAVLGNRRNIVLNIEDIHVCHRRIISNEIGFAQDVVPSYIAPELDLGFPLVPVAQAPSGAYPPTTVNAPYPLGFSSHPLYPRHTNTINMPLPVLPPPPFLSINRNGSMNRNSGHRPYSSSYPTERRTITAPLAVQENFTATNGTTHDNSSGLPSYDEVMKEQHS, encoded by the exons ACATGTCTTGTAGAGTAGTATTTATTCGTGGTGGAGTATTTAGTTCCGGAAGCCCGATTCTTGGTAATGTAATAGTGCAATCTGCCGGGAATGTGGAAG ATATTACTTGCCGACTGCTTCGGATTGAAGAGACTCACTGGGGCGTTAATCATGGTGTGCACAAATTTGTTCTTAAAGAAATAAAACTTACAAAAG TATTACGATTTAACGTTGGAGACCTCATCTTTccttttaaatttaatttaccaAGTTCCGGTATTCCCTCATCTTACACACACAAGAATGGAACCGTAAAGTACTTTGTATCAGTTCTGATTCGGGGTCCTGTTTTTTCCGAGCTGACTGCAATGGAACAACTACAAGTCAATGCTACTATTGATATTGTTCAGCGACCAAAG gttCCTCTTTACGCTCATGCTGAACAAGAATCCGagttttgtttttgttatacTTTCCACGATGACATGAATTTAACAGCAAGTCTGGAAGATGATACGTTTTTCTTAGGTGAAACAATGATCATAAGGGTTGATATTGGTGATGAAGGTCCCAGCGAAAATGTCGAAATAACTGCACAATTATTTTTG cGTACTCGCTTTACAGCCCTACAGCCTAAAGTCAAGTACAACTATGAAGATAAACTAGTGCCTAAAGCTAGTGCAAAGGGCATAAGTTCGAGAGCTCAAAAAACTATTTATTTGCAATTACAAATTCCAGCACAAATGAAGATTCCAAACTTTTGGGGATGtaaattattttatcatttttattatcTGCAG GTGCAAGCTGTGCTTGGAAATAGAAGAAACATAGTTCTAAATATTGAAGATATTCATGTATGCCATAGAAGAATTATTTCAAATGAGATAGGCTTTGCACAAGATGTCGTTCCTTCGTACATTGCTCCTGAACTGGATTTAGGCTTTCCTTTGGTTCCTGTCGCACAAGCTCCGTCAG gtGCGTACCCTCCTACTACCGTGAATGCGCCTTATCCTTTGGGATTCTCTTCACATCCTCTCTATCCAAGGCACACAAATACAATCAATATGCCACTTCCAGTACTACCTCCTCCACCATTTTTAAGTATCAACAGAAATGGATCGATGAACAGAAACTCTGGACACCGTCCATATTCTTCAAGTTATCCGACTGAAAGAAGAACGATCACTGCACCTTTGGCTGTTCAAGAAAATTTTACAGCGACTAATGGTACGACGCACG ATAACTCATCGGGACTTCCATCTTATGATGAAGTTATGAAAGAACAACATTCTTGA